One window from the genome of Amphiprion ocellaris isolate individual 3 ecotype Okinawa chromosome 23, ASM2253959v1, whole genome shotgun sequence encodes:
- the nelfa gene encoding negative elongation factor A yields MARIRSPTWSQEAHISQMASMKDSDTGLWLHNKLGSTDELWTPPSIASLLTVSVIDNIRLCFSSLSPPVKLKLLLGMLHLPRRTVDEMKEALSEIIQLATVDSEPWVLMVADILKSFPETGSLNLDLEEQNPNVQDILGELREKVSECEASAMLPLECQYLNKSALTTLVGPLTPPVKHFQLKRKPKSATLRAELLQKSTETAQQLKKTAGVPFHAKGRGLVKKIDTTTPLKGIPKAPFRSPTAPSMFSPPSNRTPIAPARTPLRKERGVKLLDISELDMVGAGREAKRRRKTLETETGEKAAKEEAVVENTTPDYAAGLVSAQKLGALNENPLPSTSYLPATPSMVPSSSYIPSSEAQPANAGGSGRDTLQAARQPEESATTGTGANATLPGQYKQRTPMYNASTTANPATPTSPSTPVSTPASNGPPAAATASQPETPTQPPSTPQTPTPTPAPTPSQPQPKKNLSLTRDQMYAAQEMFKTANKVTRPEKALILGFMAGSRENPCPEQGDIIQIKLSEHTEVLPKADGTGSTTMLVDTVFEMNYSTGQWTRLKKYKPITNTS; encoded by the exons ATGGCGTCGATGAAGGACAGCGACACCGGCCTGTGGCTTCACAACAAACTAGGATCCACGGACGAACTCTGGACGCCTCCGAGCATCGCTTCTCTCCTCACCGTGTCCGTAATCGACAACATACGGCTGTGCTTTTCGAGCCTGTCGCCGCCGGTgaagctgaagctgctgctcgGGATGCTGCATCTTCCCCGGCGGACCGTTGACGAG ATGAAGGAGGCTTTGTCGGAGATAATCCAGCTGGCTACGGTGGATTCAGAGCCATGGGTGCTGATGGTTGCAGACATCCTCAAGTCCTTCCCAGAGACCGGCTCTCTCAATCTAGACTTGGAGGAGCAGAATCCAAATGTGCAGGATATCCTCGGAGAGCTCAGGGAGAAAG TGAGCGAGTGCGAGGCGTCTGCCATGCTTCCTCTGGAATGCCAGTACCTGAATAAGAGCGCGTTGACCACTCTAGTGGGACCCCTGACACCCCCCGTCAAACATTTCCAGCTGAAGAGGAAGCCCAAGAGTGCAACCCTCAGAgcagaactgttacagaaat CCACAGAGACAGCCCAACAGCTGAAAAAGACAGCCGGAGTGCCTTTTCATGCCAAAGGGAGAGGATTGGTCAAAAAGATTGACACTACTA CTCCTCTCAAGGGGATTCCCAAGGCCCCGTTCCGCAGCCCCACCGCCCCCAGTATGTTCAGCCCTCCCAGTAACCGCACACCTATTGCCCCCGCACGGACGCCCCTACGTAAGGAGAGGGGGGTCAAG CTGTTAGATATTTCAGAGCTGGACATGGTTGGAGCTGGAAGAGAAGctaagaggagaagaaagactTTGG AAACGGAGACCGGAGAGAAAGCAGCCAAAGAAGAAGCAGTGGTGGAAAACACCACACCGGACTATGCTGCCGGCCTCGTCTCTGCACAG AAACTCGGGGCGCTGAACGAGAATCCTCTGCCTTCAACCAGCTACCTACCAGCCACACCCAGCATGGTTCCCTCCTCCTCTTACATTCCCAGCTCCGAGGCACAGCCAG caaatgctGGTGGTTCGGGTCGGGACACGCTGCAGGCGGCTCGCCAGCCAGAGGAGTCGGCAACGACAGGCACTGGTGCCAATGCCACCTTACCGGGCCAGTACAAGCAGAGGACGCCTATGTACAACGCAAGCACCACAGCAAACCCTGCAACACCAACATCCCCCAGCACACCTGTCTCCACCCCGGCCAGCAACGGACCCCCAGCAGCAGCGACTGCAAGCCAGCCAGAGACTCCCACCCAGCCTCCCAGCACACCTCAGACCCCTACCCCAACACCAGCCCCGACACCGTCACAGCCCCAGCCCAAAAAGAACCTCTCGCTTACG AGAGACCAGATGTACGCTGCCCAGGAGATGTTCAAGACAGCCAACAAGGTCACCAGACCAGAGAAGGCCCTCATCCTGGGCTTCATGGCTGGATCCAGAG AGAACCCATGCCCGGAGCAGGGGGACATCATCCAGATCAAGCTGAGCGAGCACACAGAGGTCCTGCCCAAAGCCGACGGCACCGGCAGCACCACCATGCTGGTGGACACAGTCTTCGAAATGAACTATTCCACAGGACAGTGGACCCGCCTCAAGAAATACAAACCCATCACCAATACCTCCTGA